The following are encoded together in the Echeneis naucrates chromosome 9, fEcheNa1.1, whole genome shotgun sequence genome:
- the f2rl2 gene encoding proteinase-activated receptor 3: MADLLSGLLICLMAVQTTQHDGNKTRTKTCISTAAMPKSFKGKTYKCNHTNQLPALLPPNTKPWLYVNPEGPVTAYTTGILSTRVIPSSYILAMLVGVPSNAYILGFLKIRLAANSLSTIVLYLNLALSDLLLLLSLALRIHYHFSGNNWIFGETSCRLITALFYGNVYCSSQTIACISLKRYLAVVRPFLYRRLTKTTLAMGACLVVWFLFGVAIVPELLVQQSYSITELGVTTCHDVLPLEDNSHSPLVLYRLVLVCLGFIAPFLICIYAHVAVVYHLTLSGCDWRPFIRVSTLVFVIFVVCFLPSGILHIAHYIRLFSNGDDRLYGYYRVAVCLCCFHSCLDPFLCLLISKTATSELQFISLREMPQRPAVIV; this comes from the exons ATGGCAGACCTTCTGTCAGGATTACTCATCTGTCTGATGGCAGTGCAGACTACTCAGCATGATG gaaataaaaccaGGACCAAAACCTGTATTTCAACTGCTGCAATGCCAAAATCTTTCAAGGGCAAGACATACAAATGTAATCACACAAACCAGTTGCCAGCTCTACTCCCTCCCAACACAAAGCCTTGGCTCTATGTGAATCCAGAGGGCCCAGTGACAGCGTATACCACAGGGATCCTCAGTACCCGGGTCATACCTTCATCATACATCCTGGCTATGCTGGTGGGTGTCCCCTCCAACGCCTACATACTGGGCTTTCTCAAAATCAGACTCGCAGCAAACTCATTGTCCACAATTGTGCTTTACCTGAATCTGGCCTTGTCTgacctgctgctcctgctttcCCTGGCACTGCGCATTCACTACCACTTCAGCGGAAACAACTGGATATTTGGAGAAACCTCCTGCCGGCTTATTACAGCCTTATTTTATGGCAATGTTTACTGTTCATCTCAAACAATAGCATGCATCAGTCTGAAACGTTACCTGGCTGTGGTCAGGCCGTTTTTGTACCGACGATTGACTAAAACTACGTTGGCAATGGGGGCCTGCTTGGTGGTATGGTTTCTGTTTGGAGTTGCTATTGTACCAGAGCTCCTTGTGCAGCAAAGCTACTCTATTACCGAGCTGGGAGTCACCACATGCCATGATGTACTTCCCCTCGAAGATAATTCCCATTCTCCATTGGTGTTATACCGGCTTGTGCTGGTCTGTCTGGGCTTCATAGCACCTTTCCTCATCTGCATCTATGCCCATGTGGCAGTCGTATACCACCTAACACTATCTGGTTGTGACTGGAGACCTTTCATCAGGGTCAGTACTCTGGTATTTGTCATCTTCGTGGTGTGCTTCTTGCCTAGTGGCATCCTGCACATCGCCCACTACATCCGTCTGTTTTCCAATGGGGACGACAGACTGTATGGATACTACAGAGTAGcagtgtgtctctgctgcttccaCAGTTGTCTGGATCCCTTCCTGTGTTTGCTCATTTCCAAGACAGCAACCTCCGAACTACAATTCATTTCTCTCCGCGAGATGCCTCAGAGACCAGCAGTTATCGTATGA